A stretch of Helicobacter pylori DNA encodes these proteins:
- a CDS encoding TIR domain protein codes for MKAFVVDLDSRENQSILKPSTRCSNNQVHQINEAAKKIYELIKKAKHSNDDIILNHNEIKEAFFSPFKPQLKTVQVFLSHSHADINKALEVKNYLENQIKRKVFIDSLFWDYKDDVLNKLAKYDDISRIEDAFTLILRESLQDMIKKCPYFVFLQSKNSVSNQGLSRITYSAWIYEELKIANTFITGTTLKESHIKAMCVSYDVTNLLRRFKPISLDSLCKKIAPNLITKDTK; via the coding sequence ATGAAAGCCTTTGTGGTTGATTTAGATAGCAGAGAAAATCAAAGTATTTTAAAACCTAGCACACGCTGTTCTAACAACCAAGTCCATCAAATTAATGAAGCGGCCAAAAAGATTTATGAATTGATTAAAAAGGCCAAACATTCTAACGATGACATCATCTTAAACCACAATGAAATTAAAGAAGCCTTTTTTAGCCCGTTCAAACCGCAGCTAAAAACCGTTCAAGTGTTCCTCTCGCACTCGCATGCAGACATAAATAAGGCTTTAGAAGTTAAAAACTATTTAGAAAACCAAATAAAACGCAAAGTGTTTATAGACTCGCTTTTTTGGGATTATAAAGACGATGTTTTAAACAAATTGGCAAAATACGATGATATAAGTAGGATTGAAGACGCTTTCACGCTCATTCTCAGGGAATCTTTACAAGACATGATCAAAAAATGCCCCTATTTTGTGTTTTTACAGAGTAAGAATAGCGTTTCCAATCAAGGGCTATCGCGCATCACTTATTCCGCATGGATTTATGAAGAATTAAAGATCGCTAACACTTTTATAACTGGCACTACTCTAAAAGAATCGCACATTAAAGCCATGTGCGTTTCTTACGATGTCACAAACTTATTAAGGAGGTTTAAACCTATCTCTCTTGATAGTTTGTGCAAGAAAATCGCTCCTAATCTTATAACAAAGGATACAAAATGA
- the sppA gene encoding signal peptide peptidase SppA has product MWSFIQKIFKALIIMPLDFITKYFKSFVLLLIVLVFFSAKESAPSEPPNLAKLYLNGAIFSTEDFDKEVDKILKTPSIKGVLLLIDSPGGAVSASVELSEKIADLKQKMPVLAYARGVMASGSYYAGMQASEVYASKASLIGSIGVIFSSANVENLLNKVGVATQGVHAGEYKEIGTFTRAWKPNEKEFLQNLVNEQYQMFVNDVAKARKLDAKDYKDFAEGKVFSAQNALKLKLIDKISTIQQAQDRLMELSKVKKAYWLEKSPMERFIEKATQSASNIITQALGYQLLMR; this is encoded by the coding sequence ATGTGGAGTTTCATTCAAAAAATCTTTAAGGCTTTAATCATTATGCCTTTAGATTTCATCACGAAGTATTTCAAGTCGTTTGTGCTGTTATTGATTGTGTTAGTCTTTTTTAGCGCTAAAGAAAGCGCACCAAGCGAACCGCCCAATCTCGCTAAACTCTATTTAAATGGGGCGATTTTTAGCACCGAGGATTTTGACAAAGAAGTGGATAAAATCCTAAAAACCCCTAGCATTAAGGGCGTTTTATTGTTGATTGATTCTCCTGGTGGGGCGGTGTCAGCGAGCGTGGAATTGAGCGAAAAAATCGCTGATCTGAAGCAAAAAATGCCCGTTTTAGCGTATGCTAGGGGGGTTATGGCGAGCGGGAGCTATTATGCGGGCATGCAAGCGAGCGAAGTTTATGCCTCTAAAGCGAGTTTGATAGGATCCATTGGGGTGATTTTTTCTAGCGCGAATGTGGAAAATTTGCTCAATAAAGTCGGCGTAGCCACTCAAGGCGTGCATGCGGGCGAATATAAAGAAATAGGCACTTTCACCAGGGCATGGAAACCCAATGAAAAAGAATTTTTGCAAAATTTAGTCAATGAGCAATACCAAATGTTTGTGAATGATGTCGCAAAAGCTAGGAAATTAGACGCTAAGGATTATAAGGATTTTGCTGAAGGGAAGGTTTTTAGCGCTCAAAACGCTCTAAAATTAAAACTCATTGATAAAATCAGCACGATTCAACAAGCCCAAGATCGCTTAATGGAATTGAGTAAGGTTAAAAAAGCTTATTGGCTAGAAAAAAGCCCCATGGAACGTTTCATTGAAAAGGCCACGCAATCAGCGAGTAATATCATCACGCAAGCGCTTGGTTATCAATTGTTGATGAGATGA
- the purU gene encoding formyltetrahydrofolate deformylase, producing the protein MLEFILKIQAKDSKGLVSTISATIANKGYNIVKNDEFVDPLKQRFFMRLKIQKEIKPLNTEIKEQEERSLKTALFKALENFSELLIEVILTHKKNIILLATKESHCLGDLLLRVYGGELNAQILGVISNHEVLRPLVEKFDIPYFYAPCIDQILHEKEVLATIKDLELQHKVSADLLVLAKYMRILSHDFTKRYENQILNIHHSFLPAFIGANPYQQAFERGVKVIGATAHFVNESLDAGPIILQDTLPINHNYSVEKMRLAGKDIEKLVLARALKLVLEDRVFVHENKTVVF; encoded by the coding sequence ATGTTAGAATTTATTTTAAAAATTCAAGCCAAAGACTCTAAAGGCTTGGTGAGCACCATTAGCGCCACTATCGCTAACAAGGGCTATAACATCGTTAAAAACGATGAATTTGTTGATCCCTTAAAACAGCGCTTTTTCATGCGGCTAAAAATCCAAAAAGAAATCAAGCCCTTGAATACTGAAATTAAAGAACAAGAAGAACGATCCTTAAAAACCGCTCTTTTTAAAGCCTTAGAAAACTTTAGCGAGCTATTGATTGAAGTCATTTTAACGCATAAAAAAAACATCATTTTACTCGCTACTAAAGAGAGCCATTGCTTAGGGGATTTGCTCTTAAGGGTGTATGGGGGGGAATTGAACGCTCAAATTTTAGGCGTTATCTCTAATCACGAGGTTTTACGCCCTTTAGTGGAAAAATTTGACATCCCTTATTTTTACGCGCCTTGTATTGATCAAATTTTGCATGAAAAAGAAGTTTTAGCAACCATTAAAGACCTGGAATTACAGCACAAAGTGAGCGCGGATCTGCTCGTTTTAGCCAAATACATGCGCATTTTAAGCCATGATTTTACGAAGCGCTATGAAAATCAGATTCTCAATATCCATCATAGTTTCTTGCCCGCATTCATTGGGGCTAACCCTTACCAGCAAGCGTTTGAAAGGGGCGTGAAAGTCATCGGGGCCACGGCGCATTTTGTGAATGAAAGCCTTGATGCCGGGCCAATTATTTTACAAGACACTCTGCCCATTAACCACAACTACAGCGTGGAAAAAATGCGCCTAGCGGGTAAGGATATAGAAAAACTGGTTTTGGCTAGGGCTTTAAAACTCGTTTTAGAAGACAGGGTGTTTGTGCATGAAAACAAAACGGTGGTGTTTTGA
- the rlmN gene encoding 23S rRNA (adenine(2503)-C(2))-methyltransferase RlmN: MKASIYDFTLKELSQLLKPSFRAKQLYLWLYAKYKTSFKDMQNNFSKDFIAYLEQEFTLRTIEITHVRKSVDGSKKYLFKSLRDNHTFEAVLLKMKDKKIDKETNAVLEGEKYTVCVSCQIGCQVGCSFCFTQKGGFVRNLKASEIIQQALLIKEDNNLPIEKAFNIVFMGMGEPLNNLDEVCKAIEIFNTGMQISPKRITISTSGVADKIPILAGKNLGVQLAISLHAVDDKTRSSLMPLNKKYNIECVLNEVRKWPLEQRKRVMFEYLLIKDLNDSLDCAKKLLKLLNGIKSKVNLILFNPHEGSKFERPSLESARMFADFLNSKGLLCTIRESKALDIEAACGQLREKKLQQKI; the protein is encoded by the coding sequence ATGAAAGCGAGCATTTATGATTTCACTCTAAAGGAATTGAGTCAGCTTTTAAAACCAAGCTTTAGGGCTAAACAGCTTTATTTGTGGCTCTATGCGAAGTATAAAACAAGCTTTAAAGACATGCAAAATAATTTTTCAAAAGATTTTATTGCTTATTTAGAGCAAGAATTTACTTTGCGCACGATAGAAATCACGCATGTGAGAAAGAGCGTTGATGGCTCTAAAAAATACCTTTTTAAATCTTTAAGAGACAACCACACTTTTGAAGCGGTGTTGTTGAAAATGAAAGACAAAAAGATTGATAAAGAAACTAACGCCGTTTTAGAGGGGGAAAAATACACCGTGTGCGTGTCTTGTCAAATCGGCTGTCAAGTGGGTTGCTCGTTTTGTTTCACTCAAAAAGGCGGTTTTGTAAGGAACTTAAAAGCGAGCGAGATCATCCAGCAAGCCCTACTCATTAAAGAAGACAATAACCTCCCCATTGAAAAAGCATTCAACATTGTTTTTATGGGAATGGGCGAACCTTTGAACAATTTAGATGAGGTGTGTAAGGCGATTGAGATTTTTAATACCGGCATGCAAATTTCGCCTAAAAGGATCACCATTTCCACGAGTGGCGTAGCCGATAAAATCCCCATTTTAGCGGGCAAAAATTTAGGCGTGCAATTAGCCATATCTTTACACGCCGTAGATGACAAAACGCGCTCGTCTTTAATGCCCTTGAATAAAAAATACAACATTGAATGCGTTTTGAATGAAGTGAGGAAATGGCCTTTAGAGCAGCGCAAAAGAGTGATGTTTGAATACCTTTTGATTAAAGATCTAAACGATAGCTTGGATTGCGCTAAAAAACTTTTAAAACTTTTAAACGGCATTAAATCCAAAGTGAATTTGATTTTATTCAACCCGCATGAAGGCTCTAAGTTTGAGCGCCCTAGCTTAGAGAGTGCTAGAATGTTTGCGGATTTTTTAAACTCCAAAGGTTTATTATGCACCATTAGAGAGTCTAAAGCCTTGGATATTGAAGCGGCTTGCGGGCAATTGAGAGAGAAAAAGCTCCAGCAGAAAATTTAA
- a CDS encoding KpsF/GutQ family sugar-phosphate isomerase yields MSMPLDYNAIAAQVLRDEASALLESVKQFQKPNDLEAIVKLILKSQEKGGKLVIVGVGKSALVAQKIVASMLSTGNKSAFLHPTEAMHGDLGMVEKNDVILMISYGGESLELLNLVSHLKRLSHKIITFTKSPNSSLSKLGDYYLSLKIKKEACPINTAPTTSTTLTLALGDVLMACLMRAKNFSQEDFASFHPGGLLGKKLFVKVKDLLQTTDLPLIAPNTSFKDALIEMSEKRLGSAILVNEANELVGVLSDGDVRRALLKGLSLESEVRYFATLKPKSFKNLDALLLEALEFLERHKIQLLVCVDDHNKVLGVLHLHQLLELGLKA; encoded by the coding sequence ATGTCCATGCCACTTGATTACAATGCTATCGCCGCGCAAGTCTTAAGAGATGAAGCGAGCGCGCTTTTAGAAAGCGTTAAGCAATTCCAAAAACCTAACGATTTAGAAGCGATTGTCAAGCTCATTTTAAAAAGCCAAGAAAAAGGGGGTAAGCTTGTGATAGTGGGCGTGGGTAAGAGCGCTTTAGTGGCGCAAAAAATCGTTGCTTCTATGTTAAGCACCGGTAACAAAAGCGCGTTTTTACACCCCACAGAAGCCATGCATGGGGATTTGGGCATGGTGGAAAAAAACGATGTGATCTTAATGATTAGTTACGGGGGCGAGTCTTTAGAATTATTGAATCTGGTGAGCCATTTAAAACGCTTAAGCCATAAAATCATCACTTTCACTAAAAGCCCTAATAGCTCGCTCTCCAAACTCGGCGATTATTATTTGAGTTTGAAAATCAAAAAAGAAGCTTGCCCGATCAACACCGCTCCAACGACTTCTACCACCCTAACTCTAGCGTTAGGCGATGTTTTAATGGCATGCTTGATGCGAGCGAAAAACTTTAGCCAAGAAGATTTTGCCTCCTTTCATCCGGGCGGGCTTTTAGGCAAAAAACTTTTTGTCAAGGTTAAAGACTTGTTGCAAACCACGGACCTCCCCCTAATCGCTCCTAATACAAGTTTTAAAGACGCGCTCATAGAAATGAGTGAAAAACGCTTGGGCAGCGCGATTTTAGTCAATGAGGCTAACGAGCTTGTAGGGGTGTTAAGCGATGGCGATGTCCGTAGGGCGCTATTAAAAGGGCTTAGCTTGGAGAGCGAAGTGAGGTATTTTGCCACTTTAAAACCTAAAAGCTTTAAGAATTTAGACGCTCTTCTTTTAGAAGCGTTAGAATTTTTAGAACGCCATAAGATCCAGCTTTTAGTGTGCGTAGATGATCATAATAAGGTTTTAGGGGTCTTGCACTTGCACCAACTTTTAGAATTAGGGCTTAAAGCATGA
- a CDS encoding ribonuclease J: protein MTDNNQNNENHENSSENSKADEMRAGAFERFTNRKKRFRENAQKNAESSNHEALSHHKKEYRPNKKPNHHHKAKHAPQKTRNYAQEELNSNKVEGVTEILHVNERGTLGFHKELKKGVEANNKIQVEHLNPHYKMNLNSKASVKITPLGGLGEIGGNMMVIETPKSAIVIDAGMSFPKEGLFGVDILIPDFSYLHQIKDKIAGIIITHAHEDHIGATPYLFKELQFPLYGTPLSLGLIGSKFDEHGLKKYRSYFKIVEKRCPISVGEFIIEWIHITHSIIDSSALAIQTKAGTIIHTGDFKIDHTPVDNLPTDLYRLAHYGEKGVMLLLSDSTNSHKSGTTPSESTIAPAFDTLFKEAQGRVIMSTFSSNIHRVYQAIQYGIKYNRKIAVIGRSMEKNLDIARELGYIHLPYQSFIEANEVAKYPDNEVLIVTTGSQGETMSALYRMATDEHRHISIKPNDLIIISAKAIPGNEASVSAVLNFLIKKEAKVAYQEFDSIHVSGHAAQEEQKLMLRLIKPKFFLPVHGEYNHVARHKQTAISCGVPEKNIYLMEDGDQVEVGPAFIKKVGTIKSGKSYVDNQSNLSIDTSIVQQREEVASAGVFAATIFVNKNKQALLESSQFSSLGLVGFKDEKHLTKEIQGGLELLLKSSNAEILNSPKKLEDHTRNFIRKALFKKFRKYPAIICHVHAT from the coding sequence ATGACGGATAACAACCAAAACAATGAAAACCATGAAAACAGCAGTGAAAATTCAAAAGCTGATGAGATGCGAGCCGGAGCGTTTGAGCGATTCACCAACCGCAAAAAGCGTTTCAGAGAAAATGCGCAAAAAAACGCAGAGTCTTCAAACCATGAAGCGCTTTCGCACCATAAAAAAGAGTATCGCCCCAACAAAAAACCAAACCACCACCACAAAGCTAAACACGCCCCCCAAAAGACTAGAAATTACGCCCAAGAAGAGCTAAATAGCAATAAAGTAGAGGGCGTTACGGAAATTTTGCATGTGAATGAGAGGGGGACTTTAGGCTTTCATAAGGAACTCAAAAAAGGCGTTGAAGCGAATAACAAGATCCAAGTGGAGCATTTAAACCCGCATTATAAGATGAATCTAAACTCTAAAGCGAGCGTTAAGATCACGCCTTTAGGGGGCTTGGGCGAGATTGGGGGGAACATGATGGTCATTGAAACCCCAAAAAGTGCGATCGTGATTGATGCGGGCATGAGCTTCCCTAAAGAGGGGCTTTTTGGCGTGGATATTTTAATCCCGGATTTTTCCTACTTGCACCAAATCAAGGACAAAATCGCCGGCATTATCATCACCCATGCCCATGAAGATCACATAGGGGCCACGCCTTATTTGTTTAAAGAGTTGCAATTCCCCCTTTATGGCACGCCTTTGAGTTTGGGGCTGATTGGGAGCAAGTTTGATGAACATGGTTTGAAAAAATACCGCTCGTATTTTAAAATCGTAGAAAAGCGTTGCCCCATTAGCGTGGGCGAATTTATCATTGAATGGATCCACATCACGCATTCTATCATTGACAGCAGCGCTTTGGCGATCCAAACTAAAGCCGGAACCATCATCCACACCGGCGATTTTAAAATCGATCACACCCCAGTGGATAATTTGCCCACGGATTTGTATCGTTTAGCACACTATGGCGAAAAGGGGGTGATGCTTCTTTTAAGCGATTCCACTAACTCCCATAAATCCGGAACCACGCCGAGTGAAAGCACCATAGCGCCGGCTTTTGATACCCTTTTTAAAGAAGCGCAAGGGAGGGTGATTATGAGCACCTTCTCTAGCAATATCCACCGAGTTTATCAAGCCATCCAATACGGCATTAAATACAACCGCAAGATCGCTGTGATCGGGCGCTCTATGGAAAAAAACCTAGACATCGCCAGAGAATTAGGCTATATCCATTTGCCTTATCAATCTTTTATTGAGGCCAATGAAGTCGCTAAATACCCGGATAATGAAGTCTTAATTGTAACGACCGGCTCACAAGGCGAAACCATGAGCGCGCTTTATCGCATGGCGACTGATGAACACCGCCACATTTCTATCAAACCCAACGATTTAATTATCATCTCCGCTAAAGCCATTCCTGGCAATGAAGCGAGCGTTTCAGCGGTATTGAATTTTTTAATCAAAAAAGAAGCTAAAGTGGCTTATCAAGAATTTGACAGTATCCATGTGAGCGGGCATGCCGCCCAAGAAGAGCAAAAACTCATGTTAAGACTCATCAAGCCTAAGTTTTTCTTGCCCGTGCATGGGGAATATAACCATGTCGCGCGCCACAAGCAAACCGCTATTTCTTGCGGAGTGCCTGAAAAAAATATCTATTTAATGGAAGATGGTGATCAAGTGGAAGTCGGCCCTGCGTTCATTAAAAAAGTGGGCACGATTAAAAGCGGGAAAAGCTATGTGGATAACCAAAGCAATTTGAGTATTGACACAAGCATTGTGCAACAAAGAGAAGAAGTCGCTAGCGCTGGGGTGTTTGCCGCTACGATTTTTGTGAATAAAAACAAACAAGCGCTTTTAGAAAGCTCTCAATTTTCCAGTTTAGGGCTTGTGGGCTTTAAAGATGAAAAGCATTTGACAAAAGAAATTCAAGGGGGATTAGAGTTGTTATTGAAATCCAGCAACGCCGAAATTTTGAATAGCCCTAAGAAATTAGAAGATCACACCCGTAATTTCATCAGAAAAGCGCTCTTTAAAAAGTTTAGAAAATACCCGGCTATCATTTGCCATGTCCATGCCACTTGA
- the rsmA gene encoding 16S rRNA (adenine(1518)-N(6)/adenine(1519)-N(6))-dimethyltransferase RsmA codes for MVVAKKSLGQHFLTDESFLDRIVNALPPLNPLKLIEIGVGLGDLTLKLLDRYPLKTYEIDSSLCEKMRSKLKAQKKPFELELVEKDALFLKEEEPYFLISNLPYYIATRLVLNALKDPKCRGLLVMTQKEVALKFCAKDSQNALSVLAHTIGDATLLFDVPPSAFSPSPKVFSSVFEVIKEPLKEKALASLAQAPFFEEALQKGFEMLEDFLKACFSSPRKTLSNNLKKSVSYKEKLDKVLDFLALENQPTSVRASEIQDYLKLLEYLLKG; via the coding sequence ATGGTAGTAGCTAAAAAGTCTTTAGGACAGCATTTTTTAACGGACGAGTCGTTTTTAGACAGAATCGTTAATGCTTTGCCCCCCTTAAACCCATTGAAATTAATTGAAATTGGCGTGGGACTAGGGGATTTGACTCTTAAGTTGTTGGATCGCTATCCTTTAAAGACTTATGAGATAGATAGCAGCTTGTGCGAGAAAATGCGATCAAAACTAAAGGCGCAAAAAAAGCCTTTTGAATTAGAATTAGTGGAAAAAGACGCTCTTTTTTTGAAAGAAGAAGAGCCTTATTTTTTGATCTCTAATTTGCCTTATTATATCGCTACTAGGCTTGTTTTAAACGCGCTCAAAGACCCTAAATGCAGGGGCTTATTGGTGATGACGCAAAAGGAAGTGGCGCTCAAGTTTTGCGCTAAAGATTCACAGAACGCTTTAAGCGTTTTGGCTCACACAATAGGGGACGCTACCCTTTTGTTTGATGTGCCGCCTAGTGCGTTTAGCCCGTCTCCAAAGGTGTTTTCTAGCGTGTTTGAAGTGATTAAAGAGCCGCTGAAAGAAAAGGCGTTAGCTTCATTAGCCCAAGCGCCATTTTTTGAAGAAGCCCTACAAAAAGGGTTTGAAATGTTGGAAGATTTTTTGAAAGCTTGTTTCTCATCTCCTAGGAAGACGCTTTCAAACAATCTTAAAAAAAGCGTTTCTTATAAAGAAAAGCTTGATAAGGTGTTAGATTTTCTAGCGTTAGAAAATCAACCAACAAGCGTGAGGGCGTCTGAGATACAAGATTATCTCAAGCTCTTAGAATACCTTTTAAAAGGCTAA
- a CDS encoding RNA-binding S4 domain-containing protein has protein sequence MRIDKFLQSVGLVKRRVLATDMCNVGAVWLNGSCTKPSKEVKIGDVISLHYLKGIEEYTILQIPTLKNVPRKDTHLYIAPKTKE, from the coding sequence ATGCGAATAGACAAATTTTTACAATCAGTGGGTTTAGTGAAGCGGCGCGTTTTAGCGACAGATATGTGCAATGTGGGGGCGGTGTGGCTCAATGGGAGTTGCACTAAGCCTAGTAAAGAAGTGAAAATAGGCGATGTGATTAGCTTGCATTATTTAAAAGGGATAGAAGAATACACGATTTTACAAATCCCCACTTTAAAAAATGTGCCGCGAAAAGACACACACCTTTATATCGCTCCTAAAACAAAAGAATAA